The Pseudomonas sp. B21-023 genomic interval CGGGCGCCTTCACGAATCTGCTGGATCGAGTCGCCGGCCTGGGTGGCCAGCTCCACGCCGGCGCGGACCCGGGTGACACCGGTCTGCATGCTGTCGACGGCGTTGCCCGTGCTTTGCCGGATACGTTCGATCATGCCGGTGATCTCCCGGGTCGATTGCGCCGTGCGCCCGGCCAGGCCCCGCACTTCGTCGGCGACCACGGCAAACCCGCGCCCGGCCTCGCCGGCACGGGCGGCTTCGATGGCCGCGTTCAAGGCCAGCAGGTTGGTCTGCTCGGCGATGGTGTTGATCACCTGGATGATCGAATGGATTTCTTCTGAGCTTTGCCCCAGCACAGTGATAGTTTCAGAGGAACGGTTGACCGCTTCGTCGATCCCCTGCATGCCGCCAACCACGTTGAGGATGACCTCGCCGCCGTCGCTGGCCAGGCGCTCGGACTGCCCGGAGATGGCCTGCGCATCGCGGGCGTGGTCGGCGATCCGCGCCAGGCTGGCGATCATCTGCTCGGTGGCCGAGGCCATGCTCACGGCGCTGTCGGACTGCTGGCTGGTACGCTGCACCAGGCTACTGGAGGCCTGGCCCAGTTCATCGGCCACTTCGCGCAGCAGCAGGTTCTCTTCATGGATGGCCTTGATCATATTGCCCAGGCTGTCACGCATGTCCGCCAGCGAACGCAACAGATGCCCGGTTTCGTCACGGTCGTGGACCTCGATCGCGGTGGTGAGGTCGCCCTGGGCGATACGCTCGGCAACCGCCATGGTCTGGCTCAATGGCCGCAGGATCGAGCGCAGCAGCAGGAAGGTGCACAGCACCAATGCCAGGGTCGCCAGGATCATCCCGGCCACCAGCACGCTGATGCCCTGATGCAGGGTGGCGGTGCTCTGTTCGCGGCTCTTGTCGGCATTGCCGGCGATCAAGTCGCTGAGGGTGCTGTTGCGCTGCTCCAGCTCCTTGAAGGCGGCGACGAAGGCCGGTAGCTGCGCCTGGGCCTGTTCAGGCGACTGCAATGCCAACTGAATGATCGAGGTGGCGCTGGCGATGTAGTGGTCGAGGAGGGGGCCCAGGTCGTTGATGGCCTGGTGCAGGTCAGTGTCCAGAGGCAGTTCCAGGTTGCTTTGCACGACGCTGCGGAACCACTTGGCGTGCTCGTCGAGGTCGGCCAGCACCTGGTTGGCGGTGTCGGTATCGCCCGGCTTGACCAGCAGGGCGGCCAGCACATCGGCGCGCAGCGCATCGTGCATCATGTCGCCTTCCATATGATTGCGCAGGGCCGCCATGCTGGCCTCGCTACGTTGCAACGCCTGGTTCTGGTCATGCTCGGCGAGCAGGCCGCTACCGCCGAGCAACAGGGCGGCGAGGATGCTGACCAGACCGAACCCGATGGTTTTCTGGCGAATGTCCATTTTCGAACAGGCTCCGTGGGGTGGGTTTGGTGAGCATAGATGGTTGGAGGTATTTCGCTGGCCGGAACAGGTCTGTGGAGGAGGGTAGGCAGTAGGCTCATGTCACGGCTTCAGAATTTCCTGATTCATGCATATAACTCAACTAAATGTTTATTTAGTTGAGTTATGCTTTATGGTTATTAAAAGCTGAGCAGGGCGCAGGGACGTGTTGCAGGAGTCTATCAAGCGTGTGAAGTTTTCGCCCAACTCGCTTACCTTGGCAAAAACATCAAAGGAATGAGACACCTTCATGCGTCGATTCGCCGTGTTACCGCTGTTGCTTGCCCCCATGATCGCCTGGGGCGATTGCACGCAGCACCTGCAAACCTGGGCCCAGGACCTGCATCCAACCTTGGAGCTCGCCACCGAGTTTGTGGTCTGCAAGGTCAATCCCGCAGACGCCAGTCAGGTGCTGGCAGTCTTGCCTTTGATGGTGAACGTCGATGAATACGGGCAAGGCGATTACGGCCTGGATGTGCTGGTGGCCGATGCCGTCAGCGGCAAGGTCATAGCCCACAGTTACCAGGAGGCTGCGATCGCTTCCGACGCGGTGCGGTTTTCAGGCCTGACGCTGGACACCGCACGTTACCAGGTCGCGCCCGGACTGCGGGCATTTGGCGTGCGCATCAGTCATACAGGCTCGTCACGGGTCAATCCGTTCGGCAGCGAAACCCTGAATCTCTACGTAACCGACGGTTCGCAGTTGCGGCAGATCATGGGGCAGTTGGTGGTCAGCGAGAGCAATGGCGAATGGGACGGTGTCTGCGCCGGTGAATTCGGCGAGACGAAGCGGACCCTGGCGATTGGCAAACCTGGCAAGGATGGATTCAGCCGATTGCGGGTTACCGAGGTTTCGACTGGCAGGCAGGCCGTTCTCAAGGGCGAGGATGACTGTGAAGAAATGGAGGTCAAGTCGAGGACAAAGACGTTCAGCCTGGATTATGACGGCGGTCGGTATGGAGTACCGAAGGAATTGACGTACCAGTGAGCTGGACTGGCAATGGGGCTTTGATGGAGGCTGAAATCTGGCCTCCCTTGTCAGGCCCCCGAAAAAATGCGCCTTCCGCAACCACCTGAATGTGATGGTGTTTTTTTCGCATCTGCCAATAGATGCGCTTTTTTCGAAGGTTAATAAGCAAGAAAGCGCGTTTTCTGGCGGGTAAACAAAAAAGGCGCATTTATTGGCGGGTAAAGGTAACGATCAGCTCTAGCGAGCCTGATACACAGCTTGTGTCATCCAATCTTGAACCCCGACTCAGATCAGGGGAGGAAGGATGGCGCGGGCTCATCCTCAAGCTGGCAGATAGAATACCAGCTACAAACCCGATCTGGACGGGAACTCCGGGATCATTCGGCTCCAAGCCGACGCTACCGTCAATCCCAGAGAATATGCCAGGAGGCTTGTCCGTACAAGCGGACGCTGTAGCTATGAGCCTGGCCTACGCGTCTATTCATTAGGCATTAGCGCCAGCACATAAAGTTCTTGAGACGGCTTGCTGCATTATGACTGTACAACTCAACAGAGCCTCTTTTGCTTACATCCACCCAGGAAGCTCACCGACGAGGATTCGGCTCGGCCTGACGTCTTGACAGTGCCTTACTGATCTCTGAAAGGGTGTCGATCATAAACCCACCTAGCAAGGCGCATGCCGCTTTAGATTGGCAGCGCAAATCACAATTATAGTAAAAGAAAGAGATTGTAAGTGTTTGATTTGCGTAGAGGTTTTGTGCGAAACAATTTAATTGTGTTCCGTAAAGCCCAAGTAGCCAATTAATGCGAAAGCCGTTGTGAAAAAATACAAAAAATATGCTCCCAGGTCTTAAGCAATTGATTACCAAGGCATGACACACTGTAAGGTGCGATGAGGGGTCGTCGATTTACAATATAGCTAATAATATATTGCCTGAAGTATTACATTGGATTTTTCAGCCTTATATGATTGACTTCATACAATCAGCTTGGTATTGCTTTGCAGTGTCAATCGCGCTGAACTGCAAGCCGAGGAAGAGATGCGGGAGATACTACAAAAGGGCCAGCTGGTTGTTTTTGAGGGCAAGCGCTGCAAGATCGTAAGCTTCGATAAAACTAACGGCGTACTCGTCCAGGACAGAAGTGACGGTTCCTTTTCCTACGCATCACCTGAACAACTCACTGCGGTAGAGGAATCTGACAAAACTGATGAACTGAAGAAAAATTTGCATGCACTTTGGTTTGACGACTCTAGGGTAACGCCTGAACAACGCACGCTTGCCTCTAAGCGTGAGACGGCCTTCATCGCGTATCGCAGCAAAGAGCTCTCGCGAGTTGAAGCAGCGTTGTCAGTCGGCATGTCCGTGTCTCAGTTTAATCGAAAGCTAAAACAATATCGCCCCGAGTACGGTGCGATTTCAATTCTGGCCATCCCTCGTGGACGCAAGAAAGGTACGCGCCTTCTATCTGGAGAAGTAGAGGCTATCATAGATTTTTGTATCCAAACGTACTACCAAGGGACAGGTGCGACCTTAGAAAATGTTTACCAGCAGATTGATACAAAGTGCACGCTAAGTGGTTTGCCTACTCCGTCAAGAAACGCTGTTTCTAAACGTTTCTACGAGATTCCAGCTTTCGATAGATGCCGAATGAAGTACGGCCTAGAGAAGGCCAAGCAAAAATTCGGAATGAAAACTCGCTCCAAGAAAGTATTGCATGCACTAGACTTTGTTCAAATTGATCACACAATGGTGGATTGTTTTATTCTAGATGATGCGCGCGTCCCTCTAATGAGGCCATGGATTACCATGCTCATAGACTTGCGTACGCGTGTGGTTTTAGGTTATTACATATCTCTATGTCCGCCTAGTGCAATCAGCTGCGCTATGGCGCTTGTTAATGCAGTATTCCCAAAAACAAAGGCGCTACTTGAATTTAATGATCCCGATATCTTGTACATATGCTACGGATTGATGAAGGTTATTCATTCGGATAATGCCAGTGAGTTCAAAAGCGAGATTTTTGAAGCTGCATGTACAGCTTATGGTATTGATGCGGTCTTGCGTCCATTAGGCGCGAAGCACTTTGGCGGGCATATCGAACGACTCATCGGCACCTTCATGGGAAAGGTACATTTTTTACGAGGATCAACGCAGTCCAACGTTGTGAAAAGGGGAGAGATTGATCCGGCAACTCAGGCCACGAGGACGCTGGATGAATTCGAGCTATGGTTCGCTAGAAGTACTAGCATATACCATGATACGGAGCATAGGGCTCTTGAAGGGCGAACTCCTTTTGAGGTATGGATAGAGGACATGACTACGCCAAGCGGGCAAGACATTATGCCTCCCACGCCCGTAGACCCGAGAACATTTGCTTTAGATTTTTACCCAGAAGACCACAGGGTTGTATCTCCTAAAGGCATACTGTTCAAAGGAAAATATTACGACGATCAGATTCTTCGGGATATGGTGCGCGAGACAGTTTATTTCAAATATGATCCCAGAGACCTAAGTCGCTTATTCCTTAAGGTTAATGGCTTTTATCACGATATCGTTCAATGTGATTTGATGGGGCCAGCTATGAGCGAAAATCAATACATACTGCGGGCTCCCGAAAAGCGTAGAAAGTCCGGAGCGGTGCGATCTGAGCGCAGTCATCGTCTACGTGAAAAAAACAACGAACAAGATATCGAAACCGCCAAGGAAACCAAACGCGCTCGCAAGAAACGGAATGCTGACGCAAAGCATGCCAAGAAAACCCAGGACGTCATAGGGGCACCCGCAGCGCCAGAGGCATCAAGTCCGGCAGTCAAGGAAATCGATCCAAACCGACCACGTCGTAAACTTCGCTGGGAGGATTGATATGGCAGGTGAGCATTTAGACCCTTCTCGTAGGCACCTGCTAGATCTGCCAGTGATTGAAAGGATTGCCGTGATTAAGAAGGATCTATGGGTGCATCATTCTCAATATGACCAAATCGAATTCATCATGAAAATGATGATGAGTTATCATGGCAATCAAATCTCAGCTGAATGCTTGGCCGTTTTGGGCCCAACGGGAGCAGGCAAAACTAGCTTCCTTGAGGCCAGAAGGCGCTCCGGTGATAGCTGGGCGCATAAACTCATTTATTTCGATGTCAAGCCAGAGATCGGGTACCGGAAATTCGTTGCCCAACTGTTCGAGGCTGTGGGGGAGCCAAGGCATGCGGATGCCGCAGTACGAGGTACTTTTAGCTATGAAAATTTTGCGGAAATTTTAAGGCTGAAAGGAAAATGTGGCTTGGCATTCGATGACTTTCATGGTCTAGGGAAGAATAAGCGCGACCAGCTTGATCTAATTTTGGGTTTAATCAGGGGACTTACTGCAAAGCCTTGCAGTCTATCCATTTTTGGGTTTGGCCTTCCTGGTGCGGAAAACCTATTTAAGAACGAAGACCAGCTAGCTAGGCGGGTTGAAAGGATCAAACTTGATCCGTGGCAGGAGAAGGATCCAGAGTTGTTGGATTTTCTGGATATGCTCGAACAGCTATATCCCTTGCGGGAGCGCTCTTACCTCACGGATCCAACAATAGTCCGTACCCTGCACGAACATTCAATGGGGGTTATAGGAATCATGATCAACCTATTGAAAAGTGCAGCGTGCTACGGCATTGTCACAGGGATTGAAAAAATCACTGTCGAGAACATAAAACTTGGCCACAAAGCTGCATCGGGCTGGGTACGTTACCTAGGTGACTCTTACTTAGAGTCGCCTGTATGAATCAGATTGCATACGTCCCCAACATAGTTCAGGATGTCGCCGAAACCGAAATTGCCATGGCTATCTCACACAAACTGCGGGACGGTGCTGGAGGAAGGGTCTGCCTTCATGGTGAAACTCTGAGCGGGATAACCACGGTTCTGTATCGCCTGTGCCGATCTCGGTTAACTGGGCTAAACTCTCCATGGCTGCTTAGGATGACACCAATACCTCATCTGTTAGGTGTCAGAGCTGCATTGCTCCACGCTATGCGGCTACCTAATGAAAGTGTCATGTGGAAAAATACAACGGTCATCCCTCGCTTCCTAAGTGAGTACCTGATGCACTCCACAATCAAAGTAATGCTAATTGACGATATTCACCTGATCCAGAAGCTCGGAAAATTGGAAAGGTCTGTATTTATAAGTATTATGCAGGCAATGATGGAGCCTCCTTACTCTGTAATTTTTGTACTGGCTGGAAATTTTTCTATTTTTCAACCCAAGGTCGTTGGCTGGAGTAATTTTGAGCTAGAGCCTCTACACTCCATCAAGAAATTTGGATCTTCGAAGTATGTTCAAGCGTTCTCCAATGCATTTTTGGCGGAGAAGGCCGTGTCCATGCCGAACTTGGTACCTTATCCGTTGATGCCCATAGATGACGCAAGCACCATCTTGAACCTGACCAAGGGGTATATCGGAGAGGTGGTCGCCTTTTTGTCCATCTTTGCTCGCGAATACCAAGGTGCTGAATGTTGGGCGGTTGGTGTGAATGCTTTCAGTAGGGCGAGGAGTCGCTATAGGCCACGTAATGGTTAAGAACGTGAAGCGGCCCGCGCAAGACGAGACATTTTCGTCATGGCTCTATAGGGTTTGCATGACGCGCTCAGCCTCTGATTACAACGCATTCACTATGGCTTTAAAAGCCATGATTACTCGGGAAAGCCGCGCCCCTGAGACGGTGCTGGCTAGCCAAGAGTCTGACCAATGGCGCTGGGAGTCCACTGATATTGACTACGACATGGATCTGATTCGTGAGGTCATCGGTAGATATCTCTCCAGTTTCGATGTTAAGCAGGACTATTTTGCATCAACCTTCAGCTTGGTCGTGCCGCACGCCATGCGAAACCATTATTGTCCTGAATGCTTGAGGGAGGACATCACTGCAATCGAATTTCCATGCTGGCGCAAGGCATGGACTTACTGCATGACAGCATATTGTTATCAGCACAAGCGCTTGTTGGTAACGATGCGATCTGGCCCAAGCACGTATGATCGGGCATGGCAGGCGTTCAAGGAGGAGGCGTCCGACTCCCCATCGAATGCTTTCAGGATGATGCGTGACCGCCTTGCGATTCGGGTTCAGCGCTGGTATTTCAGGCGGCCGAGCTTCAACACCTTGGGCCTTGAGAACACTCAGAGCACCAAGGCCCTGTTTGACCTCACCTACTCACTATTGCTGAAACAAAGAACCCGGTTCGAAGGAGGAGGATATGCTTGCGCACTGGCACGTGAGAATAGAGGCCAGGTAATCCCAAAAAGCATGCCCTTGACTGAGCGCATCCAAACAGGAATGAGCATCTCAAGCCCGCTCCAGCGATCCTATGCGTTGATTCTCACAGGAATGACTCTCGGCCTTATTCTGCCATCACAGATAACCAGATTTGTCGGGTTGGCGAAGCAGTCCGGCGTCCCCTGGCCAAGCACTCCGTTTGTGATAGGCAAAATGGCCATCCTTTATTCCAATCGGGAAGAATACCTGGAGCTGAGAAAGCTTTATTCCGCTACTCCCCCTGACCTCATTGCTCGATGTGCCGAATTTTTCCGAGGGCTTGAGCATGCTGTGTACTCGTTGCGAGATGAATATTCTTCCCAGGATCGTCTGTGGTTGGAGAGCGGAGCTCCGCATAAGCGCTGGTTGGTTTTCCCAGACCTCTGAGGCGAAGTTTTTCCTGCGTTCTCATTGTGTAGAAGGACGGGGCCTGCACCGTTCGAGAAAGGGGATTCACTACGAGCTTTGGAACATAGATACCGATGGCCGTCAGGATCTACCTTCAACAGATTTTTTCAAATGTCGGCTAACCGTCTGTCTGCTGACACCCAGCTGTCGAGCCACAGCAGACTGGCTGAGGCCCTGCCCGATGAGTTCCCGGATCTGAGAACTAAGCTCTTCCGCCGCAGCGGGTACTGGGTGAAGTACATCGGAAGGGCTGGATGGGATTTCAGTAGTCAGCAAGCCGGCTGAGGCCAGGTCACCCGTAAGGTGGTCAAGAACCTCCTGTGGGGTTTGACGCCGTTCTGCGGCATACGCCAGAACCAAAAGGGAGAGGGGATCGATCCCGAGGGCGCATGCAATGCTATGGCTCACGTCAACCGTGACTGAATGCTCACCCGCTTCAAGCCGGCTGATGTAGGAGCGGTCAGCCGCCTTGCCCAGCGCATCCTGGGACGATTCATGACGTGTGCGCAGGAATTTGAGGGTCGAGCCGTAGGCAGAGCGAAGCGACATGAGCGTTTCCGTTCAAATCGAACGATATGCTGAATTTGCTTTGTCACACGCAAGTGCATATATTCACCATCGTGGTCAGGTGGCTTGCTCCTCGCAATCGCACCACCCAGCTACACCCGTCATCGCAATTGATGCGTAAACCGAATTTAAGCACTGAGGAACTGGACGCCGGGCATCTTTTCGGTGAACCGGCACCCAATCTCTACCCTGGTAGCAAGGCCTAAAGCACTCACCACCCATGAAAGTCCTCATCTACTCAGACCTGCACAACGAATTCGACCGCTTCATCCCCCCAGATGTGTCGGCGGATGTGGTCGTGCTCGCCGGCGACATCGATCTCCAAGCACGAGGTGTTTTGTGGGCAAACGAGACCTTCAGAGCTCCAGTCGTGTACTGCGCTGGGAATCATGAGTGCTACAAGGGGCATATCGATCGAACAATAGAGAAAATGCGAGCGGCAGCGGCACCTCACGTTCACGTGCTAGAAAACGAGTCGTGGGTCTTCGGGAATGTCAGATTCCTGGTCGGTACTGCATGGACGGACTTTTCGGCCACGGGGGATACGGTCGCCGCATCCATCACCTGCGGTCGGGTGATGAACGACTTCAAAATGATCAGGGCCGACTCGAATTATCGGCGCTTGCGGCCGGCCGACCTCATTGCCAAGAACCACGCCGCGCGGGAGTTTCTTAGCCAGGAGCTGAGCCGGCCATTCACGGGGAAAACATTTGTCGTCACTCACCATGCCCCAATGGCTGAGGTAGCGGGCGATGAGCACGATGGGCATGTCAGCGCTGCGTACTACAACAGGTGGCACTCCTTGGTGGAACAGGCCGACTTCTGGGCGTTCGGCCATACCCATTTCTCCGTCGACACTGTCCTGGGTGGGTGCCGCTTGATCTCGAACCAGCGCGGGTATCCTCGGGAAGAATGTGGATTCGACCCGTACAAAATCATTGAAATTAACTGAGGAATAGCGAAAGCGTGAATGCCTGTGAACAGACCGGACTCCCAATGCGGGTTGTGCGGGCGAGTGGTATCGAGTGGGGTATCACCATCGATGCGTATTTAATGAACGCTGCTCGGGTGGGTGATCGCTACACGGCTCTCGTCTACGGTGATCAGTCCGGTGCGATCAGTAATGGCATGACCGTCGTTACCCCGCCGGTTCGTGCTGTCGAGCAACGCGGGGGATTCACGCTGATGCGGAGTTTGGGAGGCAATGATCACTACGTAATCGTCTCCGAGCTTCCGGAGTCTGATGACGCGGAGGCCTGAGTCCATTTTATCGCTGGGCAAACAAGCCCAGGATAGGGAGAGTCAGGTCATAGCCAGTCGAGCACCTCGTTGCTGATCTGATTTGGTCGCGATCTAACTTTTTGGCAGTAAACCATGTATTTCCGTCATGGGGAGGGCACCTGCCTGCTCGCCAGCCCCCCAACATGACCAAATTAACCCAGTACAAACATTGTGGAGCATTTAAGGAAAGGTATGTCCGATCTCAAGAAGATGACGCTCACTGTCAAGAATTTCCACCTCCAGGCGAGCGGTGACCTTGACGCGCTGTATACCCAAGTTCGGTGTGAGGATGACCAAGGTAATACATTCCACTTCAAAGAAGTGGTGATGCTAGCTTACCTCAAGCGGCACGGTGCGATGGTGACTGATGCTCCGCGCACTTGGTTCTATAAGCATGTAGGCAAGAAATCGATTGTTCTGGTTGCATTCGAAAAGAGCAATGGGAAGGTAGAGTATGACCTTGATCATATGCGGCTGGTAGCCAGATCGACCGTTTTAAAGGGAATTGTGTTTGGGGTGGGATCCATTCCGGCCGGCTTGATTGCTGCGACGGCAACGTTCGGTCTCGGCTTGTTGATCATTCCTTTAGGCCTATTTTACGGTTATAGAAATATTTTCAAATTGCCGAAGATGCTGCGTCACAAGACCTTGGTAAACGATCTAGCCTCATATGATATTGTCGTAAAATAGTGGGGCGTGCTCTAACCCACTAAGTGCTACTGATCAATAAGGGAAAACGACATGATCGCGGCGGTAATCTTTGACCTTTTTGGTACGTTGGTTGAAATCCAGAACCGCCAGAATCCCTATCGACAGCTGCTCAGGATAGGAGTGCAACAGGGCCGGGCCGCGTCTCCGATTGACCTGCGCTCGATCATGGCCATCAATGGCGGCCTTAGAGAGGCCGCTGATTTTCTGGGGATCCAGGTGTCCCGAACGCAGTTGGCCAACCTCCAGAGCTGCCTCGACGTTGAGCTCCAGTCCATTAGGCCTTTCGATGACGCAATGCCTGCCATCGGTCTTCTCCGTCAGCATCAAATCAAAATTGCTTTGTGCTCAAATCTGGCGGGGCCCTATTGCTCAATCGCTAGGAAGCTTTTCCCCGATCTCGATGGCTATGCACTGAGTGCTGAGTTAAACCTGCTAAAGCCAGATCCGGCGATATATCGGAGTGTCTGCGACATGCTTGATGTTCTTCCGGGTCAGGTACCCGGGGTGAGCGATGCGCAGGTATTGATGATCGGCGATTCAAAGCGCTGCGATGAGCATGGGCCACGTGCTGTAGGTATCATAGGTCATTTCTTGGATAGAAAAGAAGGAGGGAGTATCAAGGATTTACTCTCGTTCGCCCAGAGCATCACAGCTAGCAACCCTTGATTGAGAGTATTGCCCCCATCAACTCTCTGAGAAGTTGTAACGTAAGCTTTCCGGTTGTTTGAGGGAATGGATGGCGGCACAGCTGCGATCAAGGTCAGACGAGCCCACCGACACCTTCGATGGCGATGATGAATGCCTAGACCGGGGTGTGATTGATGCATCACTGGCAAACTCTCAACGCACCAGACAATAGACTAATCAGTGATCATTGACGCGTCTTTTGCCCGGCCATTTGATTGCTCGAAACGGACTGCCGTTTCGAGTGCTTTCAGGAGCGCAACCCGATACAACGGCAGGCAGGAGATCTGATTCGCCCCGTTGACCTCCTATCTGCCATCACCGATCCCCGTTCCGGCTAGACCTAACTGTCTACGGGATTGAAGCTTACGGTGAAAACTGATCGCACCAATCCTCTGATAAACTGCCAGCCTTTTGCGGTGTGATTAGCGGATGACAATGGAGTGGCAACCTTCTTTTCTGTCGCGGCTGTTCAGAAGGGCGGCGTCATGGCGTCTGACGATCGAAAACGATGAGCTCAGCGTCACGCTGAATGACCAAACGTATCCGATACCGCTCGAAGCGTTCTCCTCGCTGCGCTTCCATGAACGTCTGTT includes:
- a CDS encoding methyl-accepting chemotaxis protein; protein product: MRDSLGNMIKAIHEENLLLREVADELGQASSSLVQRTSQQSDSAVSMASATEQMIASLARIADHARDAQAISGQSERLASDGGEVILNVVGGMQGIDEAVNRSSETITVLGQSSEEIHSIIQVINTIAEQTNLLALNAAIEAARAGEAGRGFAVVADEVRGLAGRTAQSTREITGMIERIRQSTGNAVDSMQTGVTRVRAGVELATQAGDSIQQIREGARRAASVVEEISQTIGEQTRASQDVAQQVELIARMSRDSTDTTRQLASAAQRLGEIAQGMQASVSRFRV
- a CDS encoding metallophosphoesterase, whose amino-acid sequence is MKVLIYSDLHNEFDRFIPPDVSADVVVLAGDIDLQARGVLWANETFRAPVVYCAGNHECYKGHIDRTIEKMRAAAAPHVHVLENESWVFGNVRFLVGTAWTDFSATGDTVAASITCGRVMNDFKMIRADSNYRRLRPADLIAKNHAAREFLSQELSRPFTGKTFVVTHHAPMAEVAGDEHDGHVSAAYYNRWHSLVEQADFWAFGHTHFSVDTVLGGCRLISNQRGYPREECGFDPYKIIEIN
- a CDS encoding Mu transposase C-terminal domain-containing protein, which translates into the protein MREILQKGQLVVFEGKRCKIVSFDKTNGVLVQDRSDGSFSYASPEQLTAVEESDKTDELKKNLHALWFDDSRVTPEQRTLASKRETAFIAYRSKELSRVEAALSVGMSVSQFNRKLKQYRPEYGAISILAIPRGRKKGTRLLSGEVEAIIDFCIQTYYQGTGATLENVYQQIDTKCTLSGLPTPSRNAVSKRFYEIPAFDRCRMKYGLEKAKQKFGMKTRSKKVLHALDFVQIDHTMVDCFILDDARVPLMRPWITMLIDLRTRVVLGYYISLCPPSAISCAMALVNAVFPKTKALLEFNDPDILYICYGLMKVIHSDNASEFKSEIFEAACTAYGIDAVLRPLGAKHFGGHIERLIGTFMGKVHFLRGSTQSNVVKRGEIDPATQATRTLDEFELWFARSTSIYHDTEHRALEGRTPFEVWIEDMTTPSGQDIMPPTPVDPRTFALDFYPEDHRVVSPKGILFKGKYYDDQILRDMVRETVYFKYDPRDLSRLFLKVNGFYHDIVQCDLMGPAMSENQYILRAPEKRRKSGAVRSERSHRLREKNNEQDIETAKETKRARKKRNADAKHAKKTQDVIGAPAAPEASSPAVKEIDPNRPRRKLRWED
- a CDS encoding HAD family hydrolase, with the protein product MIAAVIFDLFGTLVEIQNRQNPYRQLLRIGVQQGRAASPIDLRSIMAINGGLREAADFLGIQVSRTQLANLQSCLDVELQSIRPFDDAMPAIGLLRQHQIKIALCSNLAGPYCSIARKLFPDLDGYALSAELNLLKPDPAIYRSVCDMLDVLPGQVPGVSDAQVLMIGDSKRCDEHGPRAVGIIGHFLDRKEGGSIKDLLSFAQSITASNP
- a CDS encoding helix-turn-helix domain-containing protein — its product is MSLRSAYGSTLKFLRTRHESSQDALGKAADRSYISRLEAGEHSVTVDVSHSIACALGIDPLSLLVLAYAAERRQTPQEVLDHLTGDLASAGLLTTEIPSSPSDVLHPVPAAAEELSSQIRELIGQGLSQSAVARQLGVSRQTVSRHLKKSVEGRS
- a CDS encoding TniB family NTP-binding protein encodes the protein MAGEHLDPSRRHLLDLPVIERIAVIKKDLWVHHSQYDQIEFIMKMMMSYHGNQISAECLAVLGPTGAGKTSFLEARRRSGDSWAHKLIYFDVKPEIGYRKFVAQLFEAVGEPRHADAAVRGTFSYENFAEILRLKGKCGLAFDDFHGLGKNKRDQLDLILGLIRGLTAKPCSLSIFGFGLPGAENLFKNEDQLARRVERIKLDPWQEKDPELLDFLDMLEQLYPLRERSYLTDPTIVRTLHEHSMGVIGIMINLLKSAACYGIVTGIEKITVENIKLGHKAASGWVRYLGDSYLESPV
- a CDS encoding TniQ family protein, giving the protein MTRSASDYNAFTMALKAMITRESRAPETVLASQESDQWRWESTDIDYDMDLIREVIGRYLSSFDVKQDYFASTFSLVVPHAMRNHYCPECLREDITAIEFPCWRKAWTYCMTAYCYQHKRLLVTMRSGPSTYDRAWQAFKEEASDSPSNAFRMMRDRLAIRVQRWYFRRPSFNTLGLENTQSTKALFDLTYSLLLKQRTRFEGGGYACALARENRGQVIPKSMPLTERIQTGMSISSPLQRSYALILTGMTLGLILPSQITRFVGLAKQSGVPWPSTPFVIGKMAILYSNREEYLELRKLYSATPPDLIARCAEFFRGLEHAVYSLRDEYSSQDRLWLESGAPHKRWLVFPDL